A genomic window from Phocoena sinus isolate mPhoSin1 chromosome 20, mPhoSin1.pri, whole genome shotgun sequence includes:
- the GPS1 gene encoding COP9 signalosome complex subunit 1 isoform X7, with protein MPLPVQVFNLQQPASSVSGSGGAESQDRMRGGPAPRAAASSVADVHCAPPSGRSELFLPGTAGDFSLSASLSACTLLYEGAVEPMQIDVDPQEDPQNAPDVNYVVENPTLDLEQYAASYSGLMRIERLQFIADHCPPLRVEALKMALSFVQRTFNVDMYEEIHRKLLEAARELQNAPDAIPESGVEPPPLDTAWVEATRKKALLKLEKLDTDLKNYKGNSIKESIRRGHDDLGDHYLDCGDLSNALKCYSRARDYCTSAKHVINMCLNVIKVSVYLQNWSHVLSYVSKAESTPEIAERGERDTQTQAILTKLKCAAGLAELAARKYKQAAKCFLLASFDHCDFPELLSPSNVAVYGGLCALATFDRQELQRNVISSSSFKLFLELEPQVRDIIFKFYESKYASCLKMLDEMKDNLLLDMYLAPHVRTLYTQIRNRALIQYFSPYVSADMRKMATAFNTTVAALEDELTQLILEGLINARIDSHSKILYARDVDQRSTTFEKSLLMGKEFQRRAKAMILRAAVLRNQIHVKSPPREGSQGELTPANSQSRMSTNM; from the exons ATGCCGCTGCCGGTTCAGGTGTTTAACTTGCAG CAGCCAGCCAGCTCTGTGTCAGGGTCGGGGGGTGCAGAGAGTCAGGACAGAATGCGGGGTGGCCCGGCCCCCCGCGCGGCCGCGTCGTCAGTGGCAGATGTGCACTGCGCCCCTCCCAGCGGTAGGTCAGAGCTCTTCCTGCCGGGCACGGCCGGGGACTTCAGCCTGAGCGCCAGCCTGTCGGCCTGTACGCTGCTTTATGAG GGAGCCGTGGAGCCTATGCAGATTGATGTGGACCCCCAGGAGGACCCGCAGAACGCGCCCGATGTCAACTACGTTGTGGAGAACCCCACCCTG gatcTGGAGCAGTATGCGGCCAGCTACAGTGGCCTGATGCGCATCGAACGACTGCAGTTCATTGCTGACCACTGCCCCCCGCTGCGGGTGGAGGCCCTGAAGATGGCCCTGTCCTTCGTGCAGAGGACCTTCAACGTGGACATGTACGAGGAGATCCACCGCAAGCTCCTGGAGGCTGCCAG GGAGCTGCAGAATGCACCGGATGCCATCCCTGAGAGTGGTGTGGAGCCCCCACCCTTGGACACAGCCTGGGTGGAGGCCACGCGGAAGAAGGCCTTGCTGAAGCTGGAGAAGCTAGACACAGATCTGAAGAACTACAAGGGCAATTCTATCAAGGAGAGCATCAG GCGTGGCCATGATGACCTGGGTGACCACTATCTGGACTGTGGGGACCTTAGCAACGCCCTCAAGTGTTACTCCCGGGCCCGGGACTACTGCACCAGCGCCAAGCACGTCATTAACATGTGCCTCAACGTCATCAAG GTCAGCGTCTACTTGCAGAATTGGTCTCACGTGCTGAGCTATGTCAGCAAGGCTGAGTCCACCCCGGAAATTGCCGAG CGTGGAGAGCGGGACACCCAGACTCAGGCCATCCTCACCAAGCTCAAGTGTGCAGCAG gcCTGGCTGAGTTGGCCGCACGCAAGTACAAGCAGGCTGCCAAGTGCTTCCTGCTGGCTTCCTTCGATCACTGCGACTTCCCCGAG CTGCTCTCCCCCAGCAACGTGGCCGTGTACGGTGGCCTGTGCGCCTTGGCCACCTTTGACCGGCAGGAGCTGCAGCGCAATGTCATCTCCAGCAG CTCCTTCAAGTTGTTCTTGGAGCTGGAACCACAGGTTCGGGACATTATCTTCAAATTCTATGAGTCCAAGTATGCCTCGTGCCTGAAGATGCTGGACGAGATGAAG GACAACCTGCTCCTAGACATGTACCTGGCCCCCCACGTCAGGACCCTGTACACACAGATTCGCAACCGGGCCCTCATCCAG TATTTCAGCCCCTACGTGTCAGCTGACATGCGCAAGATGGCCACGGCCTTCAACACCACAGTGGCGGCGCTGGAGGATGAGCTGACGCAGCTCATCCTGGAGGGGCTCATCAACGCCCGCATCGACTCCCACAGCAAG ATCCTATATGCCCGGGATGTGGATCAGCGCAGCACCACCTTCGAGAAGTCCCTGCTGATGGGCAAGGAGTTCCAGCGCCGTGCCAAAGCCATGATCCTGAGGGCGGCTGTGCTACGCAACCAGATCCATGTCAAG TCCCCTCCCCGGGAAGGGAGCCAAGGGGAGCTGACGCCAGCCAACAGCCAGTCCCGGATGAGCACCAACATGTGA
- the GPS1 gene encoding COP9 signalosome complex subunit 1 isoform X8, translated as MPLPVQVFNLQGAVEPMQIDVDPQEDPQNAPDVNYVVENPTLDLEQYAASYSGLMRIERLQFIADHCPPLRVEALKMALSFVQRTFNVDMYEEIHRKLLEAARELQNAPDAIPESGVEPPPLDTAWVEATRKKALLKLEKLDTDLKNYKGNSIKESIRRGHDDLGDHYLDCGDLSNALKCYSRARDYCTSAKHVINMCLNVIKVSVYLQNWSHVLSYVSKAESTPEIAEQRGERDTQTQAILTKLKCAAGLAELAARKYKQAAKCFLLASFDHCDFPELLSPSNVAVYGGLCALATFDRQELQRNVISSSSFKLFLELEPQVRDIIFKFYESKYASCLKMLDEMKDNLLLDMYLAPHVRTLYTQIRNRALIQYFSPYVSADMRKMATAFNTTVAALEDELTQLILEGLINARIDSHSKVGSLRAVGCGRETLGPTEPCTSTDPICPGCGSAQHHLREVPADGQGVPAPCQSHDPEGGCATQPDPCQVPSPGREPRGADASQQPVPDEHQHVRAPSASRMVCTPSTLPQPPPPLDSWASHLLQQHFQR; from the exons ATGCCGCTGCCGGTTCAGGTGTTTAACTTGCAG GGAGCCGTGGAGCCTATGCAGATTGATGTGGACCCCCAGGAGGACCCGCAGAACGCGCCCGATGTCAACTACGTTGTGGAGAACCCCACCCTG gatcTGGAGCAGTATGCGGCCAGCTACAGTGGCCTGATGCGCATCGAACGACTGCAGTTCATTGCTGACCACTGCCCCCCGCTGCGGGTGGAGGCCCTGAAGATGGCCCTGTCCTTCGTGCAGAGGACCTTCAACGTGGACATGTACGAGGAGATCCACCGCAAGCTCCTGGAGGCTGCCAG GGAGCTGCAGAATGCACCGGATGCCATCCCTGAGAGTGGTGTGGAGCCCCCACCCTTGGACACAGCCTGGGTGGAGGCCACGCGGAAGAAGGCCTTGCTGAAGCTGGAGAAGCTAGACACAGATCTGAAGAACTACAAGGGCAATTCTATCAAGGAGAGCATCAG GCGTGGCCATGATGACCTGGGTGACCACTATCTGGACTGTGGGGACCTTAGCAACGCCCTCAAGTGTTACTCCCGGGCCCGGGACTACTGCACCAGCGCCAAGCACGTCATTAACATGTGCCTCAACGTCATCAAG GTCAGCGTCTACTTGCAGAATTGGTCTCACGTGCTGAGCTATGTCAGCAAGGCTGAGTCCACCCCGGAAATTGCCGAG CAGCGTGGAGAGCGGGACACCCAGACTCAGGCCATCCTCACCAAGCTCAAGTGTGCAGCAG gcCTGGCTGAGTTGGCCGCACGCAAGTACAAGCAGGCTGCCAAGTGCTTCCTGCTGGCTTCCTTCGATCACTGCGACTTCCCCGAG CTGCTCTCCCCCAGCAACGTGGCCGTGTACGGTGGCCTGTGCGCCTTGGCCACCTTTGACCGGCAGGAGCTGCAGCGCAATGTCATCTCCAGCAG CTCCTTCAAGTTGTTCTTGGAGCTGGAACCACAGGTTCGGGACATTATCTTCAAATTCTATGAGTCCAAGTATGCCTCGTGCCTGAAGATGCTGGACGAGATGAAG GACAACCTGCTCCTAGACATGTACCTGGCCCCCCACGTCAGGACCCTGTACACACAGATTCGCAACCGGGCCCTCATCCAG TATTTCAGCCCCTACGTGTCAGCTGACATGCGCAAGATGGCCACGGCCTTCAACACCACAGTGGCGGCGCTGGAGGATGAGCTGACGCAGCTCATCCTGGAGGGGCTCATCAACGCCCGCATCGACTCCCACAGCAAGGTGGGCAGCCTCAGGGctgtggggtgtgggagggagaccctGGGCCCCACTGAGCCCTGCACCTCCACAGATCCTATATGCCCGGGATGTGGATCAGCGCAGCACCACCTTCGAGAAGTCCCTGCTGATGGGCAAGGAGTTCCAGCGCCGTGCCAAAGCCATGATCCTGAGGGCGGCTGTGCTACGCAACCAGATCCATGTCAAG TCCCCTCCCCGGGAAGGGAGCCAAGGGGAGCTGACGCCAGCCAACAGCCAGTCCCGGATGAGCACCAACATGTGAGGGCACCCTCGGCCTCCAGGATGGTCTGCACACCTTCCACCCTGCCCCAACCCCCCCCACCCTTGGACTCCTGGGCCTCCCATCTGCTCCAGCAGCACTTCCAGAGGTGA
- the GPS1 gene encoding COP9 signalosome complex subunit 1 isoform X4, with product MPLPVQVFNLQGAVEPMQIDVDPQEDPQNAPDVNYVVENPTLDLEQYAASYSGLMRIERLQFIADHCPPLRVEALKMALSFVQRTFNVDMYEEIHRKLLEAARELQNAPDAIPESGVEPPPLDTAWVEATRKKALLKLEKLDTDLKNYKGNSIKESIRRGHDDLGDHYLDCGDLSNALKCYSRARDYCTSAKHVINMCLNVIKVSVYLQNWSHVLSYVSKAESTPEIAEQRGERDTQTQAILTKLKCAAGLAELAARKYKQAAKCFLLASFDHCDFPELLSPSNVAVYGGLCALATFDRQELQRNVISSRWVEGGVLGTAALLLRPQPPSGGWAGRAGSEESGICSSFKLFLELEPQVRDIIFKFYESKYASCLKMLDEMKDNLLLDMYLAPHVRTLYTQIRNRALIQYFSPYVSADMRKMATAFNTTVAALEDELTQLILEGLINARIDSHSKVGSLRAVGCGRETLGPTEPCTSTDPICPGCGSAQHHLREVPADGQGVPAPCQSHDPEGGCATQPDPCQVPSPGREPRGADASQQPVPDEHQHVRAPSASRMVCTPSTLPQPPPPLDSWASHLLQQHFQR from the exons ATGCCGCTGCCGGTTCAGGTGTTTAACTTGCAG GGAGCCGTGGAGCCTATGCAGATTGATGTGGACCCCCAGGAGGACCCGCAGAACGCGCCCGATGTCAACTACGTTGTGGAGAACCCCACCCTG gatcTGGAGCAGTATGCGGCCAGCTACAGTGGCCTGATGCGCATCGAACGACTGCAGTTCATTGCTGACCACTGCCCCCCGCTGCGGGTGGAGGCCCTGAAGATGGCCCTGTCCTTCGTGCAGAGGACCTTCAACGTGGACATGTACGAGGAGATCCACCGCAAGCTCCTGGAGGCTGCCAG GGAGCTGCAGAATGCACCGGATGCCATCCCTGAGAGTGGTGTGGAGCCCCCACCCTTGGACACAGCCTGGGTGGAGGCCACGCGGAAGAAGGCCTTGCTGAAGCTGGAGAAGCTAGACACAGATCTGAAGAACTACAAGGGCAATTCTATCAAGGAGAGCATCAG GCGTGGCCATGATGACCTGGGTGACCACTATCTGGACTGTGGGGACCTTAGCAACGCCCTCAAGTGTTACTCCCGGGCCCGGGACTACTGCACCAGCGCCAAGCACGTCATTAACATGTGCCTCAACGTCATCAAG GTCAGCGTCTACTTGCAGAATTGGTCTCACGTGCTGAGCTATGTCAGCAAGGCTGAGTCCACCCCGGAAATTGCCGAG CAGCGTGGAGAGCGGGACACCCAGACTCAGGCCATCCTCACCAAGCTCAAGTGTGCAGCAG gcCTGGCTGAGTTGGCCGCACGCAAGTACAAGCAGGCTGCCAAGTGCTTCCTGCTGGCTTCCTTCGATCACTGCGACTTCCCCGAG CTGCTCTCCCCCAGCAACGTGGCCGTGTACGGTGGCCTGTGCGCCTTGGCCACCTTTGACCGGCAGGAGCTGCAGCGCAATGTCATCTCCAGCAGGTGGGTGGAAGGTGGGGTATTGGGCACTGCAGCCCTGCTCCTGCGCCCCCAGCCACCTTCAGGCgggtgggcaggcagggccgGCTCTGAGGAGTCTGGCATCTGCAGCTCCTTCAAGTTGTTCTTGGAGCTGGAACCACAGGTTCGGGACATTATCTTCAAATTCTATGAGTCCAAGTATGCCTCGTGCCTGAAGATGCTGGACGAGATGAAG GACAACCTGCTCCTAGACATGTACCTGGCCCCCCACGTCAGGACCCTGTACACACAGATTCGCAACCGGGCCCTCATCCAG TATTTCAGCCCCTACGTGTCAGCTGACATGCGCAAGATGGCCACGGCCTTCAACACCACAGTGGCGGCGCTGGAGGATGAGCTGACGCAGCTCATCCTGGAGGGGCTCATCAACGCCCGCATCGACTCCCACAGCAAGGTGGGCAGCCTCAGGGctgtggggtgtgggagggagaccctGGGCCCCACTGAGCCCTGCACCTCCACAGATCCTATATGCCCGGGATGTGGATCAGCGCAGCACCACCTTCGAGAAGTCCCTGCTGATGGGCAAGGAGTTCCAGCGCCGTGCCAAAGCCATGATCCTGAGGGCGGCTGTGCTACGCAACCAGATCCATGTCAAG TCCCCTCCCCGGGAAGGGAGCCAAGGGGAGCTGACGCCAGCCAACAGCCAGTCCCGGATGAGCACCAACATGTGAGGGCACCCTCGGCCTCCAGGATGGTCTGCACACCTTCCACCCTGCCCCAACCCCCCCCACCCTTGGACTCCTGGGCCTCCCATCTGCTCCAGCAGCACTTCCAGAGGTGA
- the GPS1 gene encoding COP9 signalosome complex subunit 1 isoform X2: MPLPVQVFNLQPASSVSGSGGAESQDRMRGGPAPRAAASSVADVHCAPPSGRSELFLPGTAGDFSLSASLSACTLLYEGAVEPMQIDVDPQEDPQNAPDVNYVVENPTLDLEQYAASYSGLMRIERLQFIADHCPPLRVEALKMALSFVQRTFNVDMYEEIHRKLLEAARELQNAPDAIPESGVEPPPLDTAWVEATRKKALLKLEKLDTDLKNYKGNSIKESIRRGHDDLGDHYLDCGDLSNALKCYSRARDYCTSAKHVINMCLNVIKVSVYLQNWSHVLSYVSKAESTPEIAEQRGERDTQTQAILTKLKCAAGLAELAARKYKQAAKCFLLASFDHCDFPELLSPSNVAVYGGLCALATFDRQELQRNVISSSSFKLFLELEPQVRDIIFKFYESKYASCLKMLDEMKDNLLLDMYLAPHVRTLYTQIRNRALIQYFSPYVSADMRKMATAFNTTVAALEDELTQLILEGLINARIDSHSKVGSLRAVGCGRETLGPTEPCTSTDPICPGCGSAQHHLREVPADGQGVPAPCQSHDPEGGCATQPDPCQVPSPGREPRGADASQQPVPDEHQHVRAPSASRMVCTPSTLPQPPPPLDSWASHLLQQHFQR, translated from the exons ATGCCGCTGCCGGTTCAGGTGTTTAACTTGCAG CCAGCCAGCTCTGTGTCAGGGTCGGGGGGTGCAGAGAGTCAGGACAGAATGCGGGGTGGCCCGGCCCCCCGCGCGGCCGCGTCGTCAGTGGCAGATGTGCACTGCGCCCCTCCCAGCGGTAGGTCAGAGCTCTTCCTGCCGGGCACGGCCGGGGACTTCAGCCTGAGCGCCAGCCTGTCGGCCTGTACGCTGCTTTATGAG GGAGCCGTGGAGCCTATGCAGATTGATGTGGACCCCCAGGAGGACCCGCAGAACGCGCCCGATGTCAACTACGTTGTGGAGAACCCCACCCTG gatcTGGAGCAGTATGCGGCCAGCTACAGTGGCCTGATGCGCATCGAACGACTGCAGTTCATTGCTGACCACTGCCCCCCGCTGCGGGTGGAGGCCCTGAAGATGGCCCTGTCCTTCGTGCAGAGGACCTTCAACGTGGACATGTACGAGGAGATCCACCGCAAGCTCCTGGAGGCTGCCAG GGAGCTGCAGAATGCACCGGATGCCATCCCTGAGAGTGGTGTGGAGCCCCCACCCTTGGACACAGCCTGGGTGGAGGCCACGCGGAAGAAGGCCTTGCTGAAGCTGGAGAAGCTAGACACAGATCTGAAGAACTACAAGGGCAATTCTATCAAGGAGAGCATCAG GCGTGGCCATGATGACCTGGGTGACCACTATCTGGACTGTGGGGACCTTAGCAACGCCCTCAAGTGTTACTCCCGGGCCCGGGACTACTGCACCAGCGCCAAGCACGTCATTAACATGTGCCTCAACGTCATCAAG GTCAGCGTCTACTTGCAGAATTGGTCTCACGTGCTGAGCTATGTCAGCAAGGCTGAGTCCACCCCGGAAATTGCCGAG CAGCGTGGAGAGCGGGACACCCAGACTCAGGCCATCCTCACCAAGCTCAAGTGTGCAGCAG gcCTGGCTGAGTTGGCCGCACGCAAGTACAAGCAGGCTGCCAAGTGCTTCCTGCTGGCTTCCTTCGATCACTGCGACTTCCCCGAG CTGCTCTCCCCCAGCAACGTGGCCGTGTACGGTGGCCTGTGCGCCTTGGCCACCTTTGACCGGCAGGAGCTGCAGCGCAATGTCATCTCCAGCAG CTCCTTCAAGTTGTTCTTGGAGCTGGAACCACAGGTTCGGGACATTATCTTCAAATTCTATGAGTCCAAGTATGCCTCGTGCCTGAAGATGCTGGACGAGATGAAG GACAACCTGCTCCTAGACATGTACCTGGCCCCCCACGTCAGGACCCTGTACACACAGATTCGCAACCGGGCCCTCATCCAG TATTTCAGCCCCTACGTGTCAGCTGACATGCGCAAGATGGCCACGGCCTTCAACACCACAGTGGCGGCGCTGGAGGATGAGCTGACGCAGCTCATCCTGGAGGGGCTCATCAACGCCCGCATCGACTCCCACAGCAAGGTGGGCAGCCTCAGGGctgtggggtgtgggagggagaccctGGGCCCCACTGAGCCCTGCACCTCCACAGATCCTATATGCCCGGGATGTGGATCAGCGCAGCACCACCTTCGAGAAGTCCCTGCTGATGGGCAAGGAGTTCCAGCGCCGTGCCAAAGCCATGATCCTGAGGGCGGCTGTGCTACGCAACCAGATCCATGTCAAG TCCCCTCCCCGGGAAGGGAGCCAAGGGGAGCTGACGCCAGCCAACAGCCAGTCCCGGATGAGCACCAACATGTGAGGGCACCCTCGGCCTCCAGGATGGTCTGCACACCTTCCACCCTGCCCCAACCCCCCCCACCCTTGGACTCCTGGGCCTCCCATCTGCTCCAGCAGCACTTCCAGAGGTGA
- the GPS1 gene encoding COP9 signalosome complex subunit 1 isoform X3, which yields MPLPVQVFNLQQPASSVSGSGGAESQDRMRGGPAPRAAASSVADVHCAPPSGRSELFLPGTAGDFSLSASLSACTLLYEGAVEPMQIDVDPQEDPQNAPDVNYVVENPTLDLEQYAASYSGLMRIERLQFIADHCPPLRVEALKMALSFVQRTFNVDMYEEIHRKLLEAARELQNAPDAIPESGVEPPPLDTAWVEATRKKALLKLEKLDTDLKNYKGNSIKESIRRGHDDLGDHYLDCGDLSNALKCYSRARDYCTSAKHVINMCLNVIKVSVYLQNWSHVLSYVSKAESTPEIAERGERDTQTQAILTKLKCAAGLAELAARKYKQAAKCFLLASFDHCDFPELLSPSNVAVYGGLCALATFDRQELQRNVISSSSFKLFLELEPQVRDIIFKFYESKYASCLKMLDEMKDNLLLDMYLAPHVRTLYTQIRNRALIQYFSPYVSADMRKMATAFNTTVAALEDELTQLILEGLINARIDSHSKVGSLRAVGCGRETLGPTEPCTSTDPICPGCGSAQHHLREVPADGQGVPAPCQSHDPEGGCATQPDPCQVPSPGREPRGADASQQPVPDEHQHVRAPSASRMVCTPSTLPQPPPPLDSWASHLLQQHFQR from the exons ATGCCGCTGCCGGTTCAGGTGTTTAACTTGCAG CAGCCAGCCAGCTCTGTGTCAGGGTCGGGGGGTGCAGAGAGTCAGGACAGAATGCGGGGTGGCCCGGCCCCCCGCGCGGCCGCGTCGTCAGTGGCAGATGTGCACTGCGCCCCTCCCAGCGGTAGGTCAGAGCTCTTCCTGCCGGGCACGGCCGGGGACTTCAGCCTGAGCGCCAGCCTGTCGGCCTGTACGCTGCTTTATGAG GGAGCCGTGGAGCCTATGCAGATTGATGTGGACCCCCAGGAGGACCCGCAGAACGCGCCCGATGTCAACTACGTTGTGGAGAACCCCACCCTG gatcTGGAGCAGTATGCGGCCAGCTACAGTGGCCTGATGCGCATCGAACGACTGCAGTTCATTGCTGACCACTGCCCCCCGCTGCGGGTGGAGGCCCTGAAGATGGCCCTGTCCTTCGTGCAGAGGACCTTCAACGTGGACATGTACGAGGAGATCCACCGCAAGCTCCTGGAGGCTGCCAG GGAGCTGCAGAATGCACCGGATGCCATCCCTGAGAGTGGTGTGGAGCCCCCACCCTTGGACACAGCCTGGGTGGAGGCCACGCGGAAGAAGGCCTTGCTGAAGCTGGAGAAGCTAGACACAGATCTGAAGAACTACAAGGGCAATTCTATCAAGGAGAGCATCAG GCGTGGCCATGATGACCTGGGTGACCACTATCTGGACTGTGGGGACCTTAGCAACGCCCTCAAGTGTTACTCCCGGGCCCGGGACTACTGCACCAGCGCCAAGCACGTCATTAACATGTGCCTCAACGTCATCAAG GTCAGCGTCTACTTGCAGAATTGGTCTCACGTGCTGAGCTATGTCAGCAAGGCTGAGTCCACCCCGGAAATTGCCGAG CGTGGAGAGCGGGACACCCAGACTCAGGCCATCCTCACCAAGCTCAAGTGTGCAGCAG gcCTGGCTGAGTTGGCCGCACGCAAGTACAAGCAGGCTGCCAAGTGCTTCCTGCTGGCTTCCTTCGATCACTGCGACTTCCCCGAG CTGCTCTCCCCCAGCAACGTGGCCGTGTACGGTGGCCTGTGCGCCTTGGCCACCTTTGACCGGCAGGAGCTGCAGCGCAATGTCATCTCCAGCAG CTCCTTCAAGTTGTTCTTGGAGCTGGAACCACAGGTTCGGGACATTATCTTCAAATTCTATGAGTCCAAGTATGCCTCGTGCCTGAAGATGCTGGACGAGATGAAG GACAACCTGCTCCTAGACATGTACCTGGCCCCCCACGTCAGGACCCTGTACACACAGATTCGCAACCGGGCCCTCATCCAG TATTTCAGCCCCTACGTGTCAGCTGACATGCGCAAGATGGCCACGGCCTTCAACACCACAGTGGCGGCGCTGGAGGATGAGCTGACGCAGCTCATCCTGGAGGGGCTCATCAACGCCCGCATCGACTCCCACAGCAAGGTGGGCAGCCTCAGGGctgtggggtgtgggagggagaccctGGGCCCCACTGAGCCCTGCACCTCCACAGATCCTATATGCCCGGGATGTGGATCAGCGCAGCACCACCTTCGAGAAGTCCCTGCTGATGGGCAAGGAGTTCCAGCGCCGTGCCAAAGCCATGATCCTGAGGGCGGCTGTGCTACGCAACCAGATCCATGTCAAG TCCCCTCCCCGGGAAGGGAGCCAAGGGGAGCTGACGCCAGCCAACAGCCAGTCCCGGATGAGCACCAACATGTGAGGGCACCCTCGGCCTCCAGGATGGTCTGCACACCTTCCACCCTGCCCCAACCCCCCCCACCCTTGGACTCCTGGGCCTCCCATCTGCTCCAGCAGCACTTCCAGAGGTGA
- the GPS1 gene encoding COP9 signalosome complex subunit 1 isoform X1 — translation MPLPVQVFNLQQPASSVSGSGGAESQDRMRGGPAPRAAASSVADVHCAPPSGRSELFLPGTAGDFSLSASLSACTLLYEGAVEPMQIDVDPQEDPQNAPDVNYVVENPTLDLEQYAASYSGLMRIERLQFIADHCPPLRVEALKMALSFVQRTFNVDMYEEIHRKLLEAARELQNAPDAIPESGVEPPPLDTAWVEATRKKALLKLEKLDTDLKNYKGNSIKESIRRGHDDLGDHYLDCGDLSNALKCYSRARDYCTSAKHVINMCLNVIKVSVYLQNWSHVLSYVSKAESTPEIAEQRGERDTQTQAILTKLKCAAGLAELAARKYKQAAKCFLLASFDHCDFPELLSPSNVAVYGGLCALATFDRQELQRNVISSSSFKLFLELEPQVRDIIFKFYESKYASCLKMLDEMKDNLLLDMYLAPHVRTLYTQIRNRALIQYFSPYVSADMRKMATAFNTTVAALEDELTQLILEGLINARIDSHSKVGSLRAVGCGRETLGPTEPCTSTDPICPGCGSAQHHLREVPADGQGVPAPCQSHDPEGGCATQPDPCQVPSPGREPRGADASQQPVPDEHQHVRAPSASRMVCTPSTLPQPPPPLDSWASHLLQQHFQR, via the exons ATGCCGCTGCCGGTTCAGGTGTTTAACTTGCAG CAGCCAGCCAGCTCTGTGTCAGGGTCGGGGGGTGCAGAGAGTCAGGACAGAATGCGGGGTGGCCCGGCCCCCCGCGCGGCCGCGTCGTCAGTGGCAGATGTGCACTGCGCCCCTCCCAGCGGTAGGTCAGAGCTCTTCCTGCCGGGCACGGCCGGGGACTTCAGCCTGAGCGCCAGCCTGTCGGCCTGTACGCTGCTTTATGAG GGAGCCGTGGAGCCTATGCAGATTGATGTGGACCCCCAGGAGGACCCGCAGAACGCGCCCGATGTCAACTACGTTGTGGAGAACCCCACCCTG gatcTGGAGCAGTATGCGGCCAGCTACAGTGGCCTGATGCGCATCGAACGACTGCAGTTCATTGCTGACCACTGCCCCCCGCTGCGGGTGGAGGCCCTGAAGATGGCCCTGTCCTTCGTGCAGAGGACCTTCAACGTGGACATGTACGAGGAGATCCACCGCAAGCTCCTGGAGGCTGCCAG GGAGCTGCAGAATGCACCGGATGCCATCCCTGAGAGTGGTGTGGAGCCCCCACCCTTGGACACAGCCTGGGTGGAGGCCACGCGGAAGAAGGCCTTGCTGAAGCTGGAGAAGCTAGACACAGATCTGAAGAACTACAAGGGCAATTCTATCAAGGAGAGCATCAG GCGTGGCCATGATGACCTGGGTGACCACTATCTGGACTGTGGGGACCTTAGCAACGCCCTCAAGTGTTACTCCCGGGCCCGGGACTACTGCACCAGCGCCAAGCACGTCATTAACATGTGCCTCAACGTCATCAAG GTCAGCGTCTACTTGCAGAATTGGTCTCACGTGCTGAGCTATGTCAGCAAGGCTGAGTCCACCCCGGAAATTGCCGAG CAGCGTGGAGAGCGGGACACCCAGACTCAGGCCATCCTCACCAAGCTCAAGTGTGCAGCAG gcCTGGCTGAGTTGGCCGCACGCAAGTACAAGCAGGCTGCCAAGTGCTTCCTGCTGGCTTCCTTCGATCACTGCGACTTCCCCGAG CTGCTCTCCCCCAGCAACGTGGCCGTGTACGGTGGCCTGTGCGCCTTGGCCACCTTTGACCGGCAGGAGCTGCAGCGCAATGTCATCTCCAGCAG CTCCTTCAAGTTGTTCTTGGAGCTGGAACCACAGGTTCGGGACATTATCTTCAAATTCTATGAGTCCAAGTATGCCTCGTGCCTGAAGATGCTGGACGAGATGAAG GACAACCTGCTCCTAGACATGTACCTGGCCCCCCACGTCAGGACCCTGTACACACAGATTCGCAACCGGGCCCTCATCCAG TATTTCAGCCCCTACGTGTCAGCTGACATGCGCAAGATGGCCACGGCCTTCAACACCACAGTGGCGGCGCTGGAGGATGAGCTGACGCAGCTCATCCTGGAGGGGCTCATCAACGCCCGCATCGACTCCCACAGCAAGGTGGGCAGCCTCAGGGctgtggggtgtgggagggagaccctGGGCCCCACTGAGCCCTGCACCTCCACAGATCCTATATGCCCGGGATGTGGATCAGCGCAGCACCACCTTCGAGAAGTCCCTGCTGATGGGCAAGGAGTTCCAGCGCCGTGCCAAAGCCATGATCCTGAGGGCGGCTGTGCTACGCAACCAGATCCATGTCAAG TCCCCTCCCCGGGAAGGGAGCCAAGGGGAGCTGACGCCAGCCAACAGCCAGTCCCGGATGAGCACCAACATGTGAGGGCACCCTCGGCCTCCAGGATGGTCTGCACACCTTCCACCCTGCCCCAACCCCCCCCACCCTTGGACTCCTGGGCCTCCCATCTGCTCCAGCAGCACTTCCAGAGGTGA